The Ailuropoda melanoleuca isolate Jingjing chromosome 4, ASM200744v2, whole genome shotgun sequence region CTGGCCGCGCAGGGCTCGCGCCTCCCGCCCCGCGGCCCCGCCCCTTGCCCCACCCCAGCCGGGCGGCTTAGCTGGGGCCGCAGCGCGGCGGCAACATCACTCTCGCCGCCGCTGCTCCGCCCCAtccccttctgtttttctctctcattctccggTGGCAGCGGCGGGGAaggtggaggcaggggcagcagcagccgCGCTGGCTGCAATGAATGATCCCCCAGCGCGGGGGGAGGACTCCAGGTGAGCCTCTGCCCTCGGGAGGGCCGGGACCCCCGGCCGCCCAGGACCAGCAGCCCCCGCCATGGATCCctagaagaggaggaggagaagacagCTTCGccgcccacccccatcccattttcctcttcctttatctCATTGTTGCCGTAGCTGTTTACGGCAgcgctccctctgccccagcatgGGGCGGGCTCCGGGCACTGCCATTCGGCCGGCGCGGCTCCCGCGGCTGCCCGGGGATTCTGCCTAATTCTCCCCTGCCCGGCCGGTGCAGCGAGGACCGGAGAGCGGTGGAGGCCCAGATTGCAGCAGCGGCGGGGCCACCTCCCAGCATCCCCACCCTAGGAGGCTGCATGCGGATTGAAGAGCGGtgcctgggggctgggctggccccGCTGATCCGGACCTAGGGAGGATAGCAGGACCGCCCAGGCTGCGGAGGGGCCCCGGGGGCAGGAAGGACAGAGCGGCAAGATGGCCAGTAAAACCAAGGCCAGCGAGGCCCTGAAGGTGGTGGCCCGGTGCCGCCCCCTCAGCCGGAAGGAGGAGGCTGCTGGTCACGAGCAGATCCTGACCATGGACGTGAAACTGGGCCAGGTGACCCTGCGGAACCCCCGCGCTGCCCCAGGGGAGCTGCCCAAATCCTTCACCTTTGATGCCGTGTATGATGCCAGCTCCAAGCAGGCGGACTTATATGACGAAACCGTGAGGCCCCTGGTAGACTCAGTGCTTCAGGGTTTCAATGGCACGGTGTTTGCCTACGGCCAGACGGGCACCGGCAAGACCTACACCATGCAGGGGACCTGGGTGGAGCCCGAGCTGCGCGGGGTCATCCCCAATGCCTTTGAGCATATCTTCACCCACATCTCTCGCTCCCAGAACCAGCAGTACCTGGTCCGGGCCTCCTACCTGGAGATCTACCAGGAGGAGATCAGGGACCTGCTCTCCAAGGAGCCTGGCAAGAGGCTAGAACTGAAGGAGAACCCGGAGACCGGCGTCTACATCAAGGACCTCTCCTCCTTCGTCACCAAGAATGTCAAGGAGATTGAGCATGTGATGAACCTGGGGAACCAGACCCGGGCCGTGGGCAGCACACACATGAATGAGGTCAGCTCCCGCTCCCATGCCATCTTCGTCATCACTGTAGAGTGCAGCGAGCGGGGCTCAGATGGCCAGGACCACATCCGTGTGGGCAAGCTCAACCTGGTGGACCTGGCTGGCAGTGAGAGGCAGAACAAGACAGGCCCTAACACAGCTGGAGGGACGGTCACACAGTCCACGGGAAGTGGcggtggtggaggtggaggtggtggtggtggtggagagaggCCGAAGGAAGCCTCCAAAATCAACCTCTCGCTCTCTGCCCTGGGCAATGTGATCGCTGCTCTGGCGGGTAACAGGAGCACCCACATCCCCTACCGGGACTCCAAGCTGACCCGGCTGCTCCAAGACTCTCTGGGGGGGAACGCCAAGACCATCATGGTGGCCACTCTGGGGCCAGCTTCTCACAGCTACGACGAGAGCCTCTCCACCCTGCGCTTTGCCAACAGGGCCAAGAACATCAAGAACAAGCCCCGGGTGAACGAGGACCCCAAGGACACGCTGCTGCGGGAATTCCAGGAGGAGATTGCCCGCCTGAAGGCCCAGCTGGAGAAGAAGGGGATGCTGGGAAAGCGGCTCCGGAGGAAGAGCAGCCGCAGGAAGAAGGCTGTGTCAGCGCCCGCTGGGTACCCTGAGGGGCCAGTGATAGAGGCCTGGGTGGCTGAAGAGGAggatgacaacaacaacaaccaccgcCCGCCCCAGCCCATCCTGGAGTCAGCCTTGGATAAGAACATGGAGAACTACCTGCAGGAGCAGAAGGAGCgcctggaggaggagaaggcagccatccaGGATGACCGCAACCTGGTGAGCGAGGAGAAGCAGAAGCtgctggaggaaaaggagaagatgcTAGAAGACCTAAGGCGGGAGCAGCAGGCCACAGAGCTGCTCGCAGCCAAGTACAAGGTAAGGGCCCCAGACAGCCGGGGTACTCCAGAGGTGCCCAGGGGGATCTGGGCTGGCGGGCTTTTCTTAGAGGGTCTCTGATCTGGAGGTGCCCTCGCTCAGCAAAACACACTTGCCCTCCTGCCAAATACTGCCCTGGAGCAGCCAGGCAAATTCCTGCAATTCTGGGCTG contains the following coding sequences:
- the KIF3C gene encoding kinesin-like protein KIF3C isoform X1; its protein translation is MASKTKASEALKVVARCRPLSRKEEAAGHEQILTMDVKLGQVTLRNPRAAPGELPKSFTFDAVYDASSKQADLYDETVRPLVDSVLQGFNGTVFAYGQTGTGKTYTMQGTWVEPELRGVIPNAFEHIFTHISRSQNQQYLVRASYLEIYQEEIRDLLSKEPGKRLELKENPETGVYIKDLSSFVTKNVKEIEHVMNLGNQTRAVGSTHMNEVSSRSHAIFVITVECSERGSDGQDHIRVGKLNLVDLAGSERQNKTGPNTAGGTVTQSTGSGGGGGGGGGGGGERPKEASKINLSLSALGNVIAALAGNRSTHIPYRDSKLTRLLQDSLGGNAKTIMVATLGPASHSYDESLSTLRFANRAKNIKNKPRVNEDPKDTLLREFQEEIARLKAQLEKKGMLGKRLRRKSSRRKKAVSAPAGYPEGPVIEAWVAEEEDDNNNNHRPPQPILESALDKNMENYLQEQKERLEEEKAAIQDDRNLVSEEKQKLLEEKEKMLEDLRREQQATELLAAKYKAMESKLLIGGRNIMDHTNEQQKMLELKRQEIAEQKRREREMQQEMMLRDEETMELRGTYTSLQQEVEVKTKKLKKLYAKLQAVKAEIQDQHDEYIRVRQDLEEAQNEQTRELKLKYLIIENFIPPEEKNKIMNRLFLDCEEEQWKFQPLVPAGVSNSQMKKRPTSAVGYKRPISQYARVAMAMGSHPRYRAENIMFLELDVSPPAVFELEFSHDQDQDPRALHMERLMRLDSFLERPSTSKVRKSRSWCQSPQRPPPSTPHASLASAALHPTAVLDHE
- the KIF3C gene encoding kinesin-like protein KIF3C isoform X2 gives rise to the protein MASKTKASEALKVVARCRPLSRKEEAAGHEQILTMDVKLGQVTLRNPRAAPGELPKSFTFDAVYDASSKQADLYDETVRPLVDSVLQGFNGTVFAYGQTGTGKTYTMQGTWVEPELRGVIPNAFEHIFTHISRSQNQQYLVRASYLEIYQEEIRDLLSKEPGKRLELKENPETGVYIKDLSSFVTKNVKEIEHVMNLGNQTRAVGSTHMNEVSSRSHAIFVITVECSERGSDGQDHIRVGKLNLVDLAGSERQNKTGPNTAGGTVTQSTGSGGGGGGGGGGGGERPKEASKINLSLSALGNVIAALAGNRSTHIPYRDSKLTRLLQDSLGGNAKTIMVATLGPASHSYDESLSTLRFANRAKNIKNKPRVNEDPKDTLLREFQEEIARLKAQLEKKGMLGKRLRRKSSRRKKAVSAPAGYPEGPVIEAWVAEEEDDNNNNHRPPQPILESALDKNMENYLQEQKERLEEEKAAIQDDRNLVSEEKQKLLEEKEKMLEDLRREQQATELLAAKYKAMESKLLIGGRNIMDHTNEQQKMLELKRQEIAEQKRREREMQQEMMLRDEETMELRGTYTSLQQEVEVKTKKLKKLYAKLQAVKAEIQDQHDEYIRVRQDLEEAQNEQTRELKLKYLIIENFIPPEEKNKIMNRLFLDCEEEQWKFQPLVPAGVNSQMKKRPTSAVGYKRPISQYARVAMAMGSHPRYRAENIMFLELDVSPPAVFELEFSHDQDQDPRALHMERLMRLDSFLERPSTSKVRKSRSWCQSPQRPPPSTPHASLASAALHPTAVLDHE